Proteins co-encoded in one Hirundo rustica isolate bHirRus1 chromosome 18, bHirRus1.pri.v3, whole genome shotgun sequence genomic window:
- the CYTH1 gene encoding cytohesin-1 isoform X5 produces MQRNKQVAMGRKKFNMDPKKGIQFLIENDLLKNTCEDIAQFLYKGEGLNKTAIGDYLGERDEFNIQVLHAFVELHEFTDLNLVQALRQFLWSFRLPGEAQKIDRMMEAFAQRYCQCNPGVFQSTDTCYVLSFAIIMLNTSLHNPNVKDKPTAERFIAMNRGINDGGDLPEELLQNLYESIKNEPFKIPEDDGNDLTHTFFNPDREGWLLKLGGGRVKTWKRRWFILTDNCLYYFEYTTDKEPRGIIPLENLSIREVEDSKKPNCFELYIPDNKDQVIKACKTEADGRVVEGNHTVYRISAPTPEEKEEWIKCIKAAISRDPFYEMLAARKKKVSSTKRH; encoded by the exons ATGCAGAGGAACAAGCAGGTGGCCATGGGCAGGAAGAAGTTCAACATGGATCCCAAGAAG GGCATCCAGTTCCTGATTGAGAACGACCTGCTGAAGAACACGTGCGAGGACATTGCTCAGTTCCTGTACAAGGGAGAGGGCCTCAACAAGACAGCCATCGGCGACTACCTGGGAGAGAG GGATGAGTTCAACATCCAAGTCCTGCATGCCTTTGTGGAGCTGCACGAATTCACCGACCTCAACCTTGTGCAGGCCCTGCG GCAGTTCCTGTGGAGCTTCCGGCTGCCAGGGGAGGCACAGAAGATTGACCGGATGATGGAGGCCTTTGCCCAGCGGTACTGCCAGTGCAACCCTGGTGTCTTCCAGTCCACAG aCACCTGCTATGTGCTGTCCTTTGCCATCATCATGCTGAACACGAGCCTGCACAATCCCAACGTGAAGGACAAGCCCACGGCAGAGCGATTCATCGCCATGAACCGCGGCATCAATGACGGGGGGGACctgcctgaggagctgctccag AATCTGTACGAGAGCATCAAGAATGAGCCCTTCAAAATCCCCGAGGACGACGGCAATGACCTCACCCACACCTTCTTCAACCCTGACCGGGAGGGCTGGCTCCTGAAGCTTGG aggaggcAGGGTGAAGACGTGGAAGCGGCGCTGGTTCATCCTGACTGACAACTGCCTTTACTACTTCGAGTACACGACG GATAAGGAGCCCCGTGGCATCATCCCCTTGGAGAACCTGAGCATCCGTGAGGTGGAGGACTCAAAGAAGCCC AACTGCTTTGAGCTCTACATCCCTGACAACAAGGACCAGGTGATCAAGGCCTGCAAGACAGAGGCAGATGGGCGTGTGGTGGAGGGGAACCACACCGTGTATCGCATCTCTGCCCCCACACCCGAGGAGAAGGAGGAGTGGATCAAGTGCATCAA ggcagccaTCAGCCGAGACCCCTTCTACGAGATGCTGGCTGCCAGGAAGAAGAAGGTCTCCTCCACCAAGAGGCACTAG
- the USP36 gene encoding ubiquitin carboxyl-terminal hydrolase 36 has translation MKWERVHRVGAGLSNLGNTCFLNSALQCLTYTPPLSNYLLSREHGRTCAHGSFCMMCTMQNHTIQAFANSGNAIKPLSIIRDLKKISHNLRFGRQEDAHEFLRYTIDAMQKACLNGYTKLDRQTQATTLVHQIFGGYLRSRVKCLECKTVSDTYDPYLDVTLEVERAANIVRALELFVKPEQLGGDNAYRCSMCRKKVSASKRFTIHRASNVLTISLKRFGSCSSSGGRKITKDVGYPEFLDIRPYMSEPKGDPITYGLYAVLVHSGYSCNAGHYFCYVKASNGQWYRMNDHEVHPSNIKVVLNQQAYVLFYLRLCSPRKSSAGPMATAAFSPPSCTGSSSKQVKKAEINGVLSVPPTGTKQDKLLGKGLPGPGDVGVPVARSSLGMGSKLTNGIALSKLPSQTPSSTLPHKATHEATALGCDTVQRPKKPQTPGMPRAGFHVTSIMSGARAGLPPQHSDSEKPPTSSKLLKPSQEPSGCGVIARTLKKDSRSSTAGQLAKETHKAKSNSSSFCISQGRDCGTHLPAGPGTKLAVPKDSDLAVPKSCGTATVELSPPGSAALEGGSTTAPLLAKKPVLSARKGKPSQKVSVSDHQAQSQPSATTHPDSTPRPLGKSSRETGSGQMEPEGSFKKKRRKRKHRSTDRSPYAVAVKDVDEVSSPPKKERIVSPEGFKDKDSRPPKKESIGSQDFLPVMGKEVEDKGLSHGLVCQDMKSAPKQLVPEPSIDLGTEPTFPLKRKKKKKKNRSKDRPLKKTEECSSGMLSSDSSRTSEPEPCKTHQSAEAGEHKQRKRKWMESLGSLAANTVPTSTPVAASPSDNQTGDERHSLAALSPVASNWAGTGSEGQESSVVSKLLQNSLDKAYGKEVLTWQGEVSAVSQDAIRDTALAQSRTVIDEWDQEFDKGKVKKMKKIKQERRRDSNPFQKLQNKRNFWLMSHPAKMASLGHRLSG, from the exons ATGAAGTGGGAGCGGGTTCACCGTGTGGGCGCCGGGCTGAGTAACCTGGGGAACACCTGCTTCCTGAACTCGGCGCTGCAGTGCCTGACCTACACTCCGCCACTCAGCAACTACCTGCTCTCCCGGGAGCATGGACGCACCT gtgCCCACGGAAGCTTCTGCATGATGTGCACTATGCAGAACCACACCATACAGGCTTTTGCCAACAGCGGCAATGCAAtaaagccactctccatcatccGAGACCTCAAGA AGATTTCCCATAACTTGCGCTTCGGCAGGCAGGAGGATGCGCACGAGTTCCTGCGTTACACCATCGATGCCATGCAGAAGGCCTGCCTGAATGGCTACACCAA GTTGGATCGCCAGACCCAGGCCACAACTCTGGTTCACCAGATCTTTGGTGGTTACCTGCGGTCCCGTG TGAAATGTTTGGAGTGCAAGACTGTCTCGGACACCTACGACCCTTACTTGGATGTGACGCTGGAGGTCGAG CGAGCCGCAAACATCGTGCGGGCCTTGGAGCTGTTTGTgaagccagagcagctgggtggggACAACGCTTACAGGTGTAGCAT GTGCAGGAAGAAAGTGTCGGCCAGCAAACGTTTCACCATCCACCGAGCCTCCAACGTTCTCACGATTTCATTGAAACgctttggcagctgcagctcttcaggTGGAAGGAAAATCACCAAG GACGTGGGGTACCCTGAGTTCTTGGACATCCGCCCGTACATGTCTGAGCCCAAGGGTGACCCCATCACGTATGGACTCTATGCAGTGCTGGTGCACTCTGGGTACAGCTGCAATGCAGGGCACTACTTCTGCTATGTGAAG GCCAGCAATGGGCAGTGGTATCGAATGAACGACCATGAGGTCCACCCCAGCAACATCAAGGTGGTTCTCAACCAGCAGGCCTATGTGCTGTTCTACCTGAG gctgtgcagccccaggaAGAGCTCAGCAGGGCCCATGGCCACGGCTGCCTTCAGCCCGCCCAGCtgcactggcagcagctccaagcAGGTGAAGAAAGCTGAGATTAACGGGGTCCTGTCTGTGCCACCCACGGGCACG AAACAAGAcaagctgctggggaaggggctgccagGCCCAGGTGATGTTGGAGTCCCTGTTGCCCGCAGCTCTCTTGGGATGGGGTCAAAGCTGACAAACGGAATTGCTCTGTCAAAGCTGCCCTCTCAGACCCCATCATCCACACTGCCCCACAAAGCCACCCACGAGGCCACAGCACTGGGCTGTGACACAGTCCAGAGGCCCAAGAAGCCACAGACACCTGGCATGCCCAGAGCAGGCTTCCATGTCACCAGCATCATGAGCGgggccagagcagggctgccccCACAGCACTCAGACAGTGAGAAGCCACCTACCTCATCCAAGCTGCTGAAGCCCAGTCAGGAGCCCAGTGGCTGTGGGGTGATAGCCAGGACCCTGAAGAAGGATTCccggagcagcacagcagggcagctggCCAAGGAGACCCACAAGGCCAAGAGCAattccagcagcttctgcatCTCTCAGGGAAGGGACTGTGGCACCCACCTCCCCGCTGGCCCTGGCACAAAGCTGGCCGTCCCTAAAGACTCTGACCTGGCTGTCCCCAAAAGCTGCGGGACAGCCACTGTGGAACTCTCcccgccgggcagcgccgctcTGGAGGggggcagcaccacagcaccGCTGCTGGCTAAGAAACCAGTGCTCTCAGCCAGAAAG GGCAAACCCTCTCAAAAGGTGAGCGTGAGTGACCACCAAGCACAATCCCAGCCCTCAGCCACCACCCATCCTGACTCCACTCCTAGGCCTCTGGGCAAGTCCAG cagggagacGGGATCTGGCCAGATGGAACCAGAGGGTTCCTTCAAAAAGAAGCGGCGGAAGAGGAAGCATCGTAGCACAGATAGGAGCCCTTATGCTGTGGCTGTGAAGGATGTGGATGAAGTCTCCAGTCCTCCCAAGAAGGAGAGAATTGTTTCTCCAGAGGGCTTCAAGGACAAAGACTCCAGGCCCCCCAAGAAGGAGAGCATTGGCTCTCAGGACTTCTTGCCTGTCATGGGGAAGGAGGTGGAAGACAAAGGTCTCAGCCATGGTCTGGTCTGTCAGGACATGAAGAGTGCGCCCAAGCAACTTGTGCCAGAGCCCAGTATTGACCTGGGCACGGAGCCAACTTTCCCCctcaagaggaaaaagaagaaaaagaagaatagGAGCAAAGACAGGCCTTTGAAGAAGACAGAAGAGTGCAGCTCTGGGATGCTGTCTTCAGACAG ctccaggacaaGCGAGCCAGAGCCCTGTAAGACACATCAGAGCGCGGAGGCTGGAGAGCACAAGCAGCGCAAACGCAAGTGGATGGAAAGCCTCGGCAGCCTGGCCGCCAACACTGTCCCCACCAGCACCCCAG TGGCAGCAAGTCCCAGTGACAACCAGACTGGGGATGAGAGGCactccctggctgccctgagCCCTGTGGCCAGCAATTGGGCTGGTACAGGCTCTGAGGGCCAGGAGTCCAGTGTGGTGAGCAAGCTGCTCCAGAATTCCTTGGACAAGGCTTATGGCAAAGAAG tctTGACCTGGCAGGGTGAGGTTTCGGCCGTGAGCCAGGATGCCATTCGGGACACAGCACTGGCCCAAAGCAGGACCGTCATTGATGAGTGGGACCAGGAGTTTGACAAAGGAAAG gtaaagaaaatgaagaagattAAGCAGGAGCGGAGGAGAGACTCAAATCCATTCCAGAAGCTGCAGAACAAGCGCAACTTCTGGTTGATGTCACATCCTGCCAAGATGGCCAGCCTGGGCCACCGGCTCTCAG GTTGA
- the TIMP2 gene encoding metalloproteinase inhibitor 2 yields MPAALPSLLAWLAVLLLGRARPADACSCSPIHPQQAFCNADVVIRAKAVSAKEVDSGNDIYGNPIKRIQYEIKQIKMFKGPDQDIEFIYTAPSTAVCGRLLDTGGKKEYLIAGKSEGNGKMHITLCDLVSTWDSLTPTQKKSLNQRYQMGCECKISRCLSIPCFVSSSDECLWTDWAMEKNNVDGRQAKHYACIKRSDGSCAWYRGMAPPKQEFLDIEDP; encoded by the exons ATGCCCGCCGCGCTGCCCAGCCTGCTGGCCTGGCTGGCGGTGCTGCTGCTCGGCAGGGCCCGCCCGGCCGACGCCTGCAGCTGCTCGCCCATCCACCCGCAACAGGCCTTCTGCAACGCCGACGTAG TGATCCGAGCCAAGGCCGTCTCTGCAAAAGAGGTGGATTCGGGGAACGATATATACGGGAACCCAATCAAACGCATCCAGTATGAAATCAAGCAGATCAAG aTGTTCAAGGGCCCTGACCAGGACATAGAGTTCATCTACACGGCTCCATCCACTGCCGTGTGCGGCCGGCTGCTGGACACCGGCGGGAAGAAGGAGTATCTCATTGCAG GAAAGTCAGAGGGCAATGGCAAGATGCACATCACACTCTGTGACTTGGTGTCCACCTGGGACTCGCTGACCCCAACCCAGAAGAAGAGCCTAAACCAGCGGTACCAGATGGGCTGCGAGTGCAAG ATCTCGCGCTGCCTCTCCATCCCCTGCTTCGTCTCCTCCTCGGATGAGTGTCTCTGGACAGACTGGGCGATGGAGAAGAACAACGTGGATGGGCGGCAGGCGAAGCACTACGCCTGCATCAAGAGGAGCGACGGCTCGTGCGCCTGGTACCGCGGCATGGCCCCCCCCAAGCAAGAGTTTCTCGACATTGAGGACCCCTAA
- the CYTH1 gene encoding cytohesin-1 isoform X3, whose product MEEEEGGGCVPSDLTPEECQELENIRRRKQELLADIQRLKDEIAEVTNEIENLGSTEERKNMQRNKQVAMGRKKFNMDPKKGIQFLIENDLLKNTCEDIAQFLYKGEGLNKTAIGDYLGERDEFNIQVLHAFVELHEFTDLNLVQALRQFLWSFRLPGEAQKIDRMMEAFAQRYCQCNPGVFQSTDTCYVLSFAIIMLNTSLHNPNVKDKPTAERFIAMNRGINDGGDLPEELLQNLYESIKNEPFKIPEDDGNDLTHTFFNPDREGWLLKLGGGRVKTWKRRWFILTDNCLYYFEYTTDKEPRGIIPLENLSIREVEDSKKPNCFELYIPDNKDQVIKACKTEADGRVVEGNHTVYRISAPTPEEKEEWIKCIKAAISRDPFYEMLAARKKKVSSTKRH is encoded by the exons atggaggaggaggagggcggcGGCTGCG TGCCCAGTGACCTGACCCCAGAGgagtgccaggagctggaaaacaTCCGCCGCCgaaagcaggagctgctggctgacATACAG cgCCTGAAGGATGAGATAGCAGAAGTGACGAATGAGATCGAGAACTTGGGCTCCACGGAGGAGAG GAAAAACATGCAGAGGAACAAGCAGGTGGCCATGGGCAGGAAGAAGTTCAACATGGATCCCAAGAAG GGCATCCAGTTCCTGATTGAGAACGACCTGCTGAAGAACACGTGCGAGGACATTGCTCAGTTCCTGTACAAGGGAGAGGGCCTCAACAAGACAGCCATCGGCGACTACCTGGGAGAGAG GGATGAGTTCAACATCCAAGTCCTGCATGCCTTTGTGGAGCTGCACGAATTCACCGACCTCAACCTTGTGCAGGCCCTGCG GCAGTTCCTGTGGAGCTTCCGGCTGCCAGGGGAGGCACAGAAGATTGACCGGATGATGGAGGCCTTTGCCCAGCGGTACTGCCAGTGCAACCCTGGTGTCTTCCAGTCCACAG aCACCTGCTATGTGCTGTCCTTTGCCATCATCATGCTGAACACGAGCCTGCACAATCCCAACGTGAAGGACAAGCCCACGGCAGAGCGATTCATCGCCATGAACCGCGGCATCAATGACGGGGGGGACctgcctgaggagctgctccag AATCTGTACGAGAGCATCAAGAATGAGCCCTTCAAAATCCCCGAGGACGACGGCAATGACCTCACCCACACCTTCTTCAACCCTGACCGGGAGGGCTGGCTCCTGAAGCTTGG aggaggcAGGGTGAAGACGTGGAAGCGGCGCTGGTTCATCCTGACTGACAACTGCCTTTACTACTTCGAGTACACGACG GATAAGGAGCCCCGTGGCATCATCCCCTTGGAGAACCTGAGCATCCGTGAGGTGGAGGACTCAAAGAAGCCC AACTGCTTTGAGCTCTACATCCCTGACAACAAGGACCAGGTGATCAAGGCCTGCAAGACAGAGGCAGATGGGCGTGTGGTGGAGGGGAACCACACCGTGTATCGCATCTCTGCCCCCACACCCGAGGAGAAGGAGGAGTGGATCAAGTGCATCAA ggcagccaTCAGCCGAGACCCCTTCTACGAGATGCTGGCTGCCAGGAAGAAGAAGGTCTCCTCCACCAAGAGGCACTAG
- the CYTH1 gene encoding cytohesin-1 isoform X2 has product MGTVSELCASSFQAFLCPSVAAKAVPSDLTPEECQELENIRRRKQELLADIQRLKDEIAEVTNEIENLGSTEERKNMQRNKQVAMGRKKFNMDPKKGIQFLIENDLLKNTCEDIAQFLYKGEGLNKTAIGDYLGERDEFNIQVLHAFVELHEFTDLNLVQALRQFLWSFRLPGEAQKIDRMMEAFAQRYCQCNPGVFQSTDTCYVLSFAIIMLNTSLHNPNVKDKPTAERFIAMNRGINDGGDLPEELLQNLYESIKNEPFKIPEDDGNDLTHTFFNPDREGWLLKLGGRVKTWKRRWFILTDNCLYYFEYTTDKEPRGIIPLENLSIREVEDSKKPNCFELYIPDNKDQVIKACKTEADGRVVEGNHTVYRISAPTPEEKEEWIKCIKAAISRDPFYEMLAARKKKVSSTKRH; this is encoded by the exons ATGGGGACAGTCAGCGAGCTCTGCGCCTCCAGTTTCCAGGCGTTCCTCTGCCCCTCGGTGGCTGCCAAGGCAG TGCCCAGTGACCTGACCCCAGAGgagtgccaggagctggaaaacaTCCGCCGCCgaaagcaggagctgctggctgacATACAG cgCCTGAAGGATGAGATAGCAGAAGTGACGAATGAGATCGAGAACTTGGGCTCCACGGAGGAGAG GAAAAACATGCAGAGGAACAAGCAGGTGGCCATGGGCAGGAAGAAGTTCAACATGGATCCCAAGAAG GGCATCCAGTTCCTGATTGAGAACGACCTGCTGAAGAACACGTGCGAGGACATTGCTCAGTTCCTGTACAAGGGAGAGGGCCTCAACAAGACAGCCATCGGCGACTACCTGGGAGAGAG GGATGAGTTCAACATCCAAGTCCTGCATGCCTTTGTGGAGCTGCACGAATTCACCGACCTCAACCTTGTGCAGGCCCTGCG GCAGTTCCTGTGGAGCTTCCGGCTGCCAGGGGAGGCACAGAAGATTGACCGGATGATGGAGGCCTTTGCCCAGCGGTACTGCCAGTGCAACCCTGGTGTCTTCCAGTCCACAG aCACCTGCTATGTGCTGTCCTTTGCCATCATCATGCTGAACACGAGCCTGCACAATCCCAACGTGAAGGACAAGCCCACGGCAGAGCGATTCATCGCCATGAACCGCGGCATCAATGACGGGGGGGACctgcctgaggagctgctccag AATCTGTACGAGAGCATCAAGAATGAGCCCTTCAAAATCCCCGAGGACGACGGCAATGACCTCACCCACACCTTCTTCAACCCTGACCGGGAGGGCTGGCTCCTGAAGCTTG gaggcAGGGTGAAGACGTGGAAGCGGCGCTGGTTCATCCTGACTGACAACTGCCTTTACTACTTCGAGTACACGACG GATAAGGAGCCCCGTGGCATCATCCCCTTGGAGAACCTGAGCATCCGTGAGGTGGAGGACTCAAAGAAGCCC AACTGCTTTGAGCTCTACATCCCTGACAACAAGGACCAGGTGATCAAGGCCTGCAAGACAGAGGCAGATGGGCGTGTGGTGGAGGGGAACCACACCGTGTATCGCATCTCTGCCCCCACACCCGAGGAGAAGGAGGAGTGGATCAAGTGCATCAA ggcagccaTCAGCCGAGACCCCTTCTACGAGATGCTGGCTGCCAGGAAGAAGAAGGTCTCCTCCACCAAGAGGCACTAG
- the CYTH1 gene encoding cytohesin-1 isoform X4, with protein MVLRAEGNVPSDLTPEECQELENIRRRKQELLADIQRLKDEIAEVTNEIENLGSTEERKNMQRNKQVAMGRKKFNMDPKKGIQFLIENDLLKNTCEDIAQFLYKGEGLNKTAIGDYLGERDEFNIQVLHAFVELHEFTDLNLVQALRQFLWSFRLPGEAQKIDRMMEAFAQRYCQCNPGVFQSTDTCYVLSFAIIMLNTSLHNPNVKDKPTAERFIAMNRGINDGGDLPEELLQNLYESIKNEPFKIPEDDGNDLTHTFFNPDREGWLLKLGGRVKTWKRRWFILTDNCLYYFEYTTDKEPRGIIPLENLSIREVEDSKKPNCFELYIPDNKDQVIKACKTEADGRVVEGNHTVYRISAPTPEEKEEWIKCIKAAISRDPFYEMLAARKKKVSSTKRH; from the exons ATGGTGCTCAGGGCGGAGGGCAACG TGCCCAGTGACCTGACCCCAGAGgagtgccaggagctggaaaacaTCCGCCGCCgaaagcaggagctgctggctgacATACAG cgCCTGAAGGATGAGATAGCAGAAGTGACGAATGAGATCGAGAACTTGGGCTCCACGGAGGAGAG GAAAAACATGCAGAGGAACAAGCAGGTGGCCATGGGCAGGAAGAAGTTCAACATGGATCCCAAGAAG GGCATCCAGTTCCTGATTGAGAACGACCTGCTGAAGAACACGTGCGAGGACATTGCTCAGTTCCTGTACAAGGGAGAGGGCCTCAACAAGACAGCCATCGGCGACTACCTGGGAGAGAG GGATGAGTTCAACATCCAAGTCCTGCATGCCTTTGTGGAGCTGCACGAATTCACCGACCTCAACCTTGTGCAGGCCCTGCG GCAGTTCCTGTGGAGCTTCCGGCTGCCAGGGGAGGCACAGAAGATTGACCGGATGATGGAGGCCTTTGCCCAGCGGTACTGCCAGTGCAACCCTGGTGTCTTCCAGTCCACAG aCACCTGCTATGTGCTGTCCTTTGCCATCATCATGCTGAACACGAGCCTGCACAATCCCAACGTGAAGGACAAGCCCACGGCAGAGCGATTCATCGCCATGAACCGCGGCATCAATGACGGGGGGGACctgcctgaggagctgctccag AATCTGTACGAGAGCATCAAGAATGAGCCCTTCAAAATCCCCGAGGACGACGGCAATGACCTCACCCACACCTTCTTCAACCCTGACCGGGAGGGCTGGCTCCTGAAGCTTG gaggcAGGGTGAAGACGTGGAAGCGGCGCTGGTTCATCCTGACTGACAACTGCCTTTACTACTTCGAGTACACGACG GATAAGGAGCCCCGTGGCATCATCCCCTTGGAGAACCTGAGCATCCGTGAGGTGGAGGACTCAAAGAAGCCC AACTGCTTTGAGCTCTACATCCCTGACAACAAGGACCAGGTGATCAAGGCCTGCAAGACAGAGGCAGATGGGCGTGTGGTGGAGGGGAACCACACCGTGTATCGCATCTCTGCCCCCACACCCGAGGAGAAGGAGGAGTGGATCAAGTGCATCAA ggcagccaTCAGCCGAGACCCCTTCTACGAGATGCTGGCTGCCAGGAAGAAGAAGGTCTCCTCCACCAAGAGGCACTAG
- the CYTH1 gene encoding cytohesin-1 isoform X1 yields the protein MNLAFPAAGPGVWQLDERVLWYIQQRRDLGVVSLMSGCDAAHPSCCELGLAERPGGLAVGGWWHWECRWGVWKVLGSTQLWYLPSDLTPEECQELENIRRRKQELLADIQRLKDEIAEVTNEIENLGSTEERKNMQRNKQVAMGRKKFNMDPKKGIQFLIENDLLKNTCEDIAQFLYKGEGLNKTAIGDYLGERDEFNIQVLHAFVELHEFTDLNLVQALRQFLWSFRLPGEAQKIDRMMEAFAQRYCQCNPGVFQSTDTCYVLSFAIIMLNTSLHNPNVKDKPTAERFIAMNRGINDGGDLPEELLQNLYESIKNEPFKIPEDDGNDLTHTFFNPDREGWLLKLGGRVKTWKRRWFILTDNCLYYFEYTTDKEPRGIIPLENLSIREVEDSKKPNCFELYIPDNKDQVIKACKTEADGRVVEGNHTVYRISAPTPEEKEEWIKCIKAAISRDPFYEMLAARKKKVSSTKRH from the exons atgAATTTGGCTTTCCCTGCGGCTGGGCCGGGGGTCTGGCAGCTGGATGAGAGGGTCCTGTGGTACATTCAGCAGcgcagggatttgggggttgTGTCTCTGATGAGCGGGTGTGACGCAGCTCATCCCTCCTGCTGTGAGCTTGGGCTTGCTGAGCGTCCTGGGGGCCTGGCAGTGGggggctggtggcactgggaatgCCGCTGGGGCGTGTGGAAGGTTCTGGGATCGACACAGCTCTGGTACT TGCCCAGTGACCTGACCCCAGAGgagtgccaggagctggaaaacaTCCGCCGCCgaaagcaggagctgctggctgacATACAG cgCCTGAAGGATGAGATAGCAGAAGTGACGAATGAGATCGAGAACTTGGGCTCCACGGAGGAGAG GAAAAACATGCAGAGGAACAAGCAGGTGGCCATGGGCAGGAAGAAGTTCAACATGGATCCCAAGAAG GGCATCCAGTTCCTGATTGAGAACGACCTGCTGAAGAACACGTGCGAGGACATTGCTCAGTTCCTGTACAAGGGAGAGGGCCTCAACAAGACAGCCATCGGCGACTACCTGGGAGAGAG GGATGAGTTCAACATCCAAGTCCTGCATGCCTTTGTGGAGCTGCACGAATTCACCGACCTCAACCTTGTGCAGGCCCTGCG GCAGTTCCTGTGGAGCTTCCGGCTGCCAGGGGAGGCACAGAAGATTGACCGGATGATGGAGGCCTTTGCCCAGCGGTACTGCCAGTGCAACCCTGGTGTCTTCCAGTCCACAG aCACCTGCTATGTGCTGTCCTTTGCCATCATCATGCTGAACACGAGCCTGCACAATCCCAACGTGAAGGACAAGCCCACGGCAGAGCGATTCATCGCCATGAACCGCGGCATCAATGACGGGGGGGACctgcctgaggagctgctccag AATCTGTACGAGAGCATCAAGAATGAGCCCTTCAAAATCCCCGAGGACGACGGCAATGACCTCACCCACACCTTCTTCAACCCTGACCGGGAGGGCTGGCTCCTGAAGCTTG gaggcAGGGTGAAGACGTGGAAGCGGCGCTGGTTCATCCTGACTGACAACTGCCTTTACTACTTCGAGTACACGACG GATAAGGAGCCCCGTGGCATCATCCCCTTGGAGAACCTGAGCATCCGTGAGGTGGAGGACTCAAAGAAGCCC AACTGCTTTGAGCTCTACATCCCTGACAACAAGGACCAGGTGATCAAGGCCTGCAAGACAGAGGCAGATGGGCGTGTGGTGGAGGGGAACCACACCGTGTATCGCATCTCTGCCCCCACACCCGAGGAGAAGGAGGAGTGGATCAAGTGCATCAA ggcagccaTCAGCCGAGACCCCTTCTACGAGATGCTGGCTGCCAGGAAGAAGAAGGTCTCCTCCACCAAGAGGCACTAG